A single window of Liolophura sinensis isolate JHLJ2023 chromosome 6, CUHK_Ljap_v2, whole genome shotgun sequence DNA harbors:
- the LOC135468655 gene encoding serine/threonine-protein phosphatase 6 regulatory ankyrin repeat subunit B-like, with protein sequence MEPVQLGRGPLHVACSYGDLETAEQLLKAGVDPLQRSEVGRTAIHEACIGGHVECVTLLLAYTKDLDTADKDGQTAAHLSAYHGERSCLAALASAGANISSEDKRRRQPAHMAAMKNHRGILSLLCDHGVDMECACDLGKRPLHYAAQHGALQVLEYLIKSDCDITAVDNSGNCAAHHAAWHDKTNCLRLLIKMGISMEVRQNDGKTPAHMAAYHGAVNCVHWLLEKGFDANYPDHFGNTLGHYSALRGHPGCLNCFLQHDGELHRQNIREESPLDLAKKSGHYLNMEKAMKNEVTCPMCYKNYKVVMWQESHPKSEVEKEITKVKSSAFKSPASQAKKLTTTSLVNVFTGKPTMRDKLSSKSAQLPSRDLSAQYFGQHLDPNSVFRFKGPTF encoded by the exons GCAGGGGTGGACCCCCTGCAGAGGTCTGAGGTAGGGAGGACGGCTATCCATGAAGCATGTATTGGTGGGCATGTAGAGTGTGTGACCCTGCTGCTAGCTTACACCAAGGATCTGGACACAGCAGACAAGGATGGTCAAACTGCCGCCCACCTGTCAGCTTATCATGGGGAGCGGTCATGTTTGGCTGCCTTGGCTAGTGCAG gaGCTAATATTTCATCAGAAGATAAGAGAAGGAGGCAGCCAGCTCACATGGCAGCTATGAAGAATCACAGGGGCATTCTGAGCTTACTGTGTGATCATGGGGTAGATATGGAATGTGCGTGTGATTTGGGGAAACGGCCATTACACTATGCTGCTCAGCATGGAG CCTTGCAGGTTTTGGAGTATTTGATTAAGTCTGACTGTGATATTACTGCTGTGGATAACAGTGGTAACTGTGCTGCCCATCATGCGGCATGGCATGACAAGACCAACTGTTTGCGGCTCCTCATTAAAATGGGCATATCCATGGAGGTCAGGCAGAATGATGGCAAAACCCCTGCTCATATG GCAGCATACCATGGTGCTGTGAATTGTGTCCATTGGCTGCTGGAGAAAGGATTTGATGCAAACTACCCCGACC ATTTTGGCAACACTCTAGGTCATTATTCTGCCTTGAGAGGTCATCCTGGGTGTTTGAACTGTTTTCTGCAGCATGATGGAGAACTTCATAGGCAGAACATCAGAGAAGAGTCCCCTCTGGATCTCGCTAAGAAGTCTGGTCATTATCTGAACATGGAGAAAGCAA tgaaaaatgAGGTGACATGTCCCATGTGTTACAAGAACTACAAAGTCGTAATGTGGCAAGAGTCACATCCAAAGAGTGAGGTGGAGAAAGAAATAACAAAGGTGAAATCTTCTGCTTTTAAAAGCCCAGCTTCTCAAGCCAA GAAACTGACAACCACATCACTGGTTAATGTGTTCACCGGCAAGCCCACAATGAGGGATAAGCTGTCCTCTAAGTCTGCTCAGCTGCCCAGCAGGGACTTGTCAGCCCAGTATTTCGGTCAACACTTGGACCCCAACAGTGTCTTTAGGTTCAAAGGCCCTACTTTCTGA